In Lentilactobacillus sp. SPB1-3, the sequence AAAAATCCCTAAACGCAATTTCTCGAGATCAGGGATTTTATATTGCTTATATCATATAGATCAACCTACACTGTGCTTACTTTGTACTCCATTATTTATAAATCGTAACCATTTTTTTATTCGCAGTAATGTAGGTGCCATTACTTAACTTATATCGCGTGGTTAGATTATGCTTTTGTTGACCGACCACTTTAACTTTAGAATTGTATTTATAGTGCTTAATCTTCTTCGTTAAGTTAACATTTTTGTAGGCATTGATTCCCCACTGGTTAATCACCTTAAAGGATCTAACCCGTTTGGTTGAGTAATATGCTGGAACAACGTTCTTAGTTGCCTTGATATAGCCCACTTTACCATTAGTTTGCTTATTCGAGTTAACAAACTTAGCATTAGAATCGCGAACTTGATACAAAATTCCATTCTTAGAGTCAACAATCTTGCTAACGACAAACATTGGTCGTTGTTGACGTGTCCCCATCTTATATTTGATGCTACCGTCTTTACTCAAATCAGTGGTCTTGTATAAGTAACCACCGTTGTTCATAATCACCGCCATCTTCTTTTGGATGTGATTATAAACTCGAGTGATAGGAATATTGTAAACATAGCCATTACTTGTTGGGGTGATTTCCCTAGTTAAACCACCTAACACTTCATAACCAGACACTGATACAGTATGGTAAGTAATTGGATGATTTAATTGACCGTTCACATAGTCTACCTTAACCGTATTCCCATTATCATCTATATAATTAATAGTAACTTTAGCTGTATCATCAACTGGTAAAGTTGGCAGCGTTGGATTTGATGGTGTAATTGGTTGACTCGGAATAACCGGATTAATTGGAGTTGAAGTAGCTTTTTTAGTTACTTTAATAATTAGAGGATCATTATTTGCGATTAACTGATAATCAACCTTATCAGGCTGTTTGTCTGCTAGTTGGTATCCATCAGGTACTTTGACTGAATAAGTATTTTTATCTCCGATGTTACCAGAAATTGTATCGTTGGCGACGACTTTGTTGGTATCATCAACATACTTGACCGGTTTAGTCACTGGAACTTTCGAAAAATGATTCCAAACGAAGGTTCCTGGGCCAGTTACCTTATCGGAGGTAACAATATCGCCTAATGGAGCATGTTCCGTACCATCACCAATTTCCCTCCAATTATTACCAATTACCTTGTACGTTTGATTGTTATCAGAAAAAAGAGTGTCACTAACAGGCACTGGCAAAGAATTTGGAAAAACTGAAGGTATTAATGCTGTTTTGGAGCCTAATTTTAACTTCCAAAGCCTAATATCTTGTAAAAACATTACTCCTGTATTAGGCGATTTCGAATTGTCAAATGAAGATAAATCTAATTTAGTTAATTCAAAATCACCATAGAACATTCCGCTCATATCAGTAACATTAGATGTAATGAAATGGGATAGATCTAAGGTAACTATAGACTTATTGTATTCAAACATTCCACTCATATTAGTAACTTTAATAGTATCAAAATTAGATAATTCCAAATTCAATAGTTTCCAATCATTCGAAAACATTTCATGCATATTCGAAACGTTAGATGTATTAAGATGTTGCATTCCATCAATTGTAACCAAATTTGATAATCCAGAGAATAGCTTAGTACTATCTTTTGGTGCAATTACACCCTTATCGATTTTAATTTTTTTAATTTTCTCAGCAACATCATCGTTGCTCCACGGAGCCTTATCATACATGTCTAATTGGCCCGCCCCTAGCGTCAATGTACCATCACTACTTAATTCCCATTTTGAACTCCCAAACATATCTAAGTCTTCATTCTCATTAGCATGGGCAACAATTGCAGGCTGCTCAGCCGTTGTCATCATAATTGATGTAGCCATTCCCAGGGTTAATAATGCCCCACCTAATAAGTATTTATGCCATATTTTCAATATCTATATCCCCCACGAGTATTAGTATGCATTAAAATCACATAATCAATTGTATATGAATTCTTCCCTAATACCAATCAATTACGTGTATATATAACTTTGTCATTTAAAAAATAACTTAACAAATCAAATTTATTATTAATATCACAGTGCCAATAGTGCCGAAAGTGCCACAGCTTCAGCCCAAAAACAATTCACATTCAATCGTCCAATTTGTGACCACCAGTGACCGATTAATCATCACAAATCGCCACATAGACACAAAAAATCCCTGACCTCAATTACTCGAGATCAGGGATTTTCTATTGGTTATATCAATTAAGATTAACCTAATTTGTTTTTGCTTTGTACTTCAAGCTTGTCATTGAAGTCGTAGACAACTGGTTGACCAGTAGCCATTTCAAGGTTGATGATATCTTCATCAGAAATACCTTCAATGTACTTGCTCAATGCACGTAATGAGTTACCGTGGGCAGCAATAATAACATTCTTGCCGTCTAGTAATTTAGGTGCGATTTCGTCTTCCCAGAAAGGCATAACTCTTTCAAGAGTTACCTTAAGGTTTTCACCACCAGGGATGATGTGTGGATCAAGGTTAGCGTAACGACGGTCGTTAGCAGCTGAACCTTCATCGCTTGCGTCCAAAAGTGGAGGCAAAACATCGTATGAACGACGCCAAATATGAACTTGGTCTTCACCAAATTTTTCAGCGGCTTCAGCTTTGTTTTGTCCTTGCAAAGCGCCATAATGACGTTCGTTTAAACGCCAAGTTTTAGTTTCTGGAATCCAGAGTTGGTCTGAGTATTCCAATGCATAATGTAAAGTCTTGATGGCACGAGTTAATACTGAAGTGAAGGCATAGTCGAATTCAATACCTGCTTCTTTGATTAACTTACCAGCGTTTTGAGCTTGCTTAACACCTTCATCACTTAAATCAACGTCAACCCAACCAGTAAATTGGTTAGATAAGTTCCATTCACTTTGACCGTGACGGATCAATACAAGTTTAGCCAAAATAATTACCTCTTTCTTTTATCTCTACCTTTGTAATTTTACACCAAACGACCGCATTTATCGACCTCGAATTCTAATTTACCTATTCAAGTAATTTTCTGTCTCTTCTGAATCCGTGGTGGTATTGCACACCTAGAATGTCCAAGAAGAAAGTAAATACAGGTACCCCACAAATTAATCCCCAAACACCAAAGAAATTTTCACCTATCAGTAAAACCACAAAGGTATAAAAGATTGGTAGATTAGTTCGTGACGACATGAATTTAGGATTCAAGACGTAAGCTTCTAATGCATGCACGATAATAATTGTCACAATTAGGTAAATAATATCAGTAAATCCACCAACTGAATATCCCACTAAGGAAAGTGGAATCAAAGAGATAATCACTCCTGCAACTGGAATTAAACTCAAGATAAATACCATGAGGGCAAGAACTGCCACTTGAGGAAGTCCCATGACGATCATCACAACTGTTGTGATGGCTGTGTTAACCAAAGCGATGAAGAATTGCGCTTCAATAACCACACCAAAAGTTGCGACGAACTTACGACCAAAGTATTCCAAATCTTCAAACAACCAACTTACATAACTGTTTTTGAATGATTGTGAGAATTGCACCATTTGTTTTTCTTCGATACTGAAGAAGAAACTTAGCATAAGTGATAGGAATAATGTCACTCCCATTGTTGTAACGGCAGTGATGGAATGCCAGATCAGTCCCACACCATTTTTGACCGAACTTAAAATATGACTCTGCTGAATCAACTGATTAATCCAGCCTAGTGTTTGATCATCAGGTAAATTCTTTGGATTAGAATAGAAATTAATGACATCTGAAGTCGATCTAACAGTTTGCACAGCTAACTGTGGAACGTACTTAGTAATTGCCGAGAATAAACCAACCACGACAATTAAAAAGACAATTGTGACAATCAAAGCAGATGGTAATTTAACGTATTTTTGGACAAACTTGGTAAGTTTAGTGACTAATAAACTAAAGATGAACGTCAATAAAATGATATTCATCATACTTCTGAGAACCACCAAAATGGCAATTGCTGCCAGTAAAACGACGATTCTCCTTAAAGGAACATTCTCTATAAAACGCTTATACATATGCAGTAAGGTTCTCCTTATTTAAGGGTTTGTTTAGCGTAATTAGTTACTGATTGGTTCTTTTCACTAGCACCTTTAATCAGGTTTTTAACATCTTGATCACTCATAGCACCAGTATCAAATCCAGCTTGTTGTAAATCTCTTCTAGCAGTATTAACTTGAGCGTTGGTGATTTCTTGACCATCAATTTCATTTTGGCTGGGACTAACTGTGAACTCATTGGAACCTTTGTAGTTATCAGCCTGTTTTTGCTCACTAGGAGTTAAGCTAGCACTTGATGAATCAGGGTTAGTGTTGGTATTTGATTGATTATTAGCATCAACATTAGGATCAGCAACCGAGCTACTTGAATCATCATTCTGGTTCAAAGTACTTGAGCTATTAGGTTCACCATTAATTGCCTTATTGTTATCATCCCGAAGCTTCTCAGCTTTCTTCAAGATGTCTTGGTAATAAGTTTGATGAATGTATTTATCATTAAAGATTTGATCCAAACTAGTATTAGACTCCATATACTGACCCTTACCTGCTTGGTCTAAAGCCTTATTGTAAACTTTGTTGTATATCTTAATGTTTCCTTGGACTATCTTGATTGTTGATAAATTAGACTTGGCCCGATCAATCAACTGTTCGTTACCATTATTGGTATCGCGAACCTCAGTAAATTGTTGTTTAGAAACACCAAATTTACGATCACTCATTGATTTTTGAGCTGAAACAAAGGTTTGTGTTTGATTAAGCAAAGTTGTTGCTTTCTTGTCATTTTGCTTACGTTTTAAAGCATTGGTAAATGCTGTTTCCGCATCAGTATAATTCTTGTTCGAGATGGCAGCATTTCCACGGGTCATTTGTTGATCATATAGCCGATTATTCTGAGAATGACGCGCATATGCGTATCCTCCAATTGAACCAGCCACAATGATTGCTACTATAATCCAAATCCATTTTTTCAAATCGATACCCTCCCATGTAAACCAATTTGAATTCATTATAACATTTTTAATTCAATCATTTGTTTAGAAGCGTATAATGTCTTTTGTATCGAAAAAGAAAGGAATAAGATCATGCTTGAAAAGAAATTTTACGAATCATTTTTAAAAAACTCCTTCAATATTCCAGTTAAGATTACTTACTGGGATGGCTCCACATCAACTTACGGAAGTGGTGAGCCACAAGTAGCAATCAAATTTAACGAACCTATTCCAATCAGACAGATTCTTAAGAATGCTTCAATTGCTCTTGGAGAAGGATACATGGATGGTAAGATCGAAATCGATGGTAGTATCGAAGATCTTATTACTTCTGCATATCAAAGCGCTGACAGCTTCTTGAAAAACAAGAAGTTCATCCGCTACTTACCTAAAGCATCCCATAATGAAGAAGCAAGTAAAAAAGATGTCCAGGACCATTACGACATCGGTAACGACTTCTACAAATTATGGCTTGATGACACAATGACTTATTCATGTGCTTACTTTGAGACTCCAGAAGATGACTTAAAGACAGCCCAAATGAATAAAGTACATCATATTTTGAAGAAACTTGATCCTAAACCAAGAAGAACTTTGCTTGATATTGGTTGTGGTTGGGGAACTTTGATGTTAACTGCTGCTCAAGAATACGACTTGCGAGTTGTTGGAGTAACCTTAAGTCAAGAACAATATGATTACGTTAATTCTGAAATCAAGCGTTTAGGTCTTGAAGATGTTGCTGAAGTTAAGCTAACTGACTACCGTGAATTAGGCGATGCTAAATTCGACTACATCACTTCAGTTGGTATGTTTGAACACGTTGGTAAAGAAAACCTTGGTGAATACTTCAAGTGCGTTAACCATTACTTAACTGATGATGGTGTTGCCTTGATTCACGGAATCACTCGTCAACAAGGTGGAGCTTACAATGGTTGGATCAACAAATGGATCTTCCCAGGTGGATATGTTCCAGGTTTAACTGAAAACATGGACCACATCATTGAAAATGGTCTTCAAATTTATGACATGGAATCACTTCGTCGTCATTACCAAAAGACTACTGAAATTTGGGACGAAAACTTCCTTGCTGTTAAGCCTCAAGTAGCAGAAATGTTTGATGATAATTTTGTTCGAATGTGGGACTTATATCTTCAAGCATGTGCCGCTTCATTCAAGGCTGGTAACATTGATGTTATCCAATACTTGATCACTAAAGGCGCTTCTGGTCACGACTTACCAATGACTAGAGAATACATGTACAAATAACATTTCAATAGTTAAATACGAAAAGGCGTTAGCTTAGCTGCTAACGTCTTTTTTGTATAAAAAAACAACCATGATAAATATCATGATTGCTATTAATTTTATTGGAACTGCATACCACCATCGACAATCAATGTTTGACCAGTAACATAATTTGAATCTGGTCCTGCTAAGAAAGCAACTGCATTGGCAACATCTTCTGGTTCAGATAATCTACCAAGCGCAATACCATCAGAGAATGTTGACATACCCCATTCGTCGCTCTTGCCGGCATTTTGGCCAACTTCATGAGCAATATCAAACATCATTGGTGTCTTAACGATTCCGGGTGCGAATGCGTTAACAGTAATGTCTTCATCAGCTAAATCACGAGCAGTTGTCTGAGTGATTCCACGAATTGCAAATTTAGTTCCCACATAAAGTGCCAAGTTAGGGTTACCAACAACCCCAGCTTGTGAAGTAGCATTGATAATTTTACCGCCATGACCTAGTTCTTTAAATGCTTTGTGGGCAGCTTGAGTTCCCCATAAAACACCACCAACATTAACTTTGTAAACCCAATCGAAATCTTCTGGAGTAATCGTGTCAATTGGAGTGGTTGGTCCTAAACCAGCGTTATTAACGATAACGTTAAAATCACCAAATTCTTTAACCGTTGCATCAACTGCAGCAAAAACTTGATCTCGTTCAGCAACATCGGCCTTGATAGCAATTGCCTTGCCACCATTACCATTAATTTCATCAGCTATTTTTTGAACCTTGTCCAAGTGACGACCTACTAAAGAAACTGCAAATCCATCATTAGCTAATCTTTCAGCGATTGCTTGACCAATTCCTTGGCCTGCACCAGTTACCATTGCTACTTTTTGTGCCATGAGAAAATCCTCCATTTGTTTGTGAACTTTTTAACTTGCTTTCAATAATATATTCTTTTCTATCATGAAAATCAATCCATAATATTTCGGAGGTCATTTTCATTTTTAAAAATACTAATTAAAAAAGCAAGTCCCCCTACTTAGGAAACTTGCTTTATCGTTATAATTTATTATTTAGAAAAACATTGCAAGAATAAATACGGCTGCAAGACCTAAGACAACAGAAATCGTCATTGATCTCGTCCAATAAGCAATTGCAATTACTAAAACAGCAGCAATTAACTCGGGGGTTTTATCCACAATTGAGATTTGGTAACTAGGATTAATAAACAGATCCTTTACAACCAGTGCGGTAAATAAAGATACCGGCACGTAAGTCATCCACTCATTAAACCAAACGGGAATTTCCCGTGTTCTGAAGAACAGCAATGGCAATAATCGTGGTAAAAAGGCAACTGCAAAACACGCAAGTATTAACCAAAAATGTTGAGTTGTACTCCATTCCATAACTCTGACTCCTAATCCTTAACGTCCTCAGGTGATCCTGCTGGATTCTTCATCGATCGAAGAATCTTACTTCTGGGATGATTTTTTCTGATTGTTGCTTCCAGAGCAAAACCGATGAAAGATGCAATCAATGTTGAAATCACTAATCCAAGAGTTGTTTTAGTGATAGCCATACAAATTGCTGCCAAAATTCCTGAAATAATACAGATGAAAATGATTAAGCCGTTCTTTAACTGCATCACAATCATATACAAGAATAAAGCTGTTAATGCAAAATGCACCACAGTCAAATTGATGGTAATTGCACTACCAATGATACTCCCAATAACGTTGCTGACAGTCCAAAACGCCAGTGTGTAATGCTCAACATTTAAAGCATCACGTGGCGTGAAGTTCTTATCAGTTGAAAACTTTAAGTAATTGATTGCGTAGTTCTCGTCGTTCATCGATGCCGCAAATATGGTCGTAAACCCTAGCGACTTTCCATGAAGATACTTCGATAAACTAGATCCCAGCAATGCATATCGCAATTCTAGGAAAAACAACATCAAGACAACCGAATACATAGGTGCATTCGTTGCCAATAGCGAAGCAATCAAAAATTGCGCTCCTCCTGAAAATACCAATACTGATACAAGAGCAGTCATATAAATATTAAACCCGGACGCGTGAAGTAAAATACCACACGCTAATCCGATGGGTATGTAACTTAAATCAACTGGTAATGAAACATTTAGTATCCGTCGCCAATAGGGCAACTGTTCATCAGATCTAGCCATATTCTTAGCCAATAGGATTCCTCCAATAAAAAATTGAAAATAGAGTCAACGTTAAAAAAATGAATCCAACTTACATTATATTGGAAAATTAAGAAATAATAAACCTCTTATCCAGAATTTGCACTTTAAAACAAGTTTGCAACCGCTCTAAACATTTGTACAAACACATTTGCTTTATCAACTTTTTTCGTTGGTGCTAAGGCAATTGTAGCAGTTTTAGGGCTTAAGTATGTGATTTTTCTTCCATTTATCAATAAATTTACTTTGGCAACCGCTGAGTTAACCGTAATTGGCGCTGAAAGTTGCTTATCTTTTTTCACAAACTTTCCCGTGACTTTAACTGATTGCTTGGGTACCCAAATCCATCGAGAATGCAACGTTCCAACTTTAACAGTTTGATCCTTAGCGTTTTTAACAAACACTGTTTTGGCATTGGCAATGGTAGCCTTGCTACTTAGTTTCATTGGTCTATTATTAGCCACAACCTCACGCAACAATTTCGCAGTTTGAATAAACCTTGCTGGATCTGTTGGTGAAGTGTTTCTGGCATGTAAGATGACAGTTACGATTCGGCGATGCCGATTAGTAGCAGAACTAACAAATGAAGCCCCTGCCTTATCTGATGTCCCAGTTTTAAGACCAGTAACCTTAATACTTGGAGATACTTTATCATTTCCGAGCAACTCATTGTGGCCCTCATACTGGGCACCAGCAAATGTATAACTAGTTTGCGAAGTAATCTTAGTTACGCTGGGAAACGTCTTCAATAATTTAGCAGCAATCTGACCTACACTTTGTGCCGACATCATGTTTTCGGCATTCGGTGAAACATTTTTTAATTCCAAATCACCCATCAGTTTATTAGGCAAACCAGCCGCATTGTAGAACTTGGCATCATTGATACCCATTGATCTAGCAGTATCTTGCATCACTTGATTAAATTGTTCTGGTGAGCCTGCAACAGCATTTCCTAACGTGATTGCTGCGGCGTTTGCTGATGAAATCAGGGCTGCTTTCACTAATTCTTTAACCGTATATGAATTACCAGCAACTAAAGGTACGTTGGTTAATTCTGCTCCAGTACTGAGTTTAGCCAACTTGGAATCGATTTTAACTCGAGTATTCCAACTCAATTTATGCTCAGCAATTCGCTGATGAACAATATAAACTGTCATCAATTTAGAAATGGAAGCAATGGCTAATGGTTGCTTGTCATTCTTAGCATATAAAATCTGACCTGTGTCAGCGTCAACAGCCAAAGCCGCCTTCGCTTGAATCGGTGACTTTGGGTCAATTGCTTGGCCGTTCGCCTGAACCATCCCTGGTATCAAGCCAATAAAAAAGATGGTCGCAATAACTGTTACCATCGATTTTAACGTTAATTTTTTATTCATTATTACTCCTTAACTACGAAAGCATTTTAGGTTTATCATACTTTAATTTTTCACCTGGCTTAATTGGCAAATGAATTGAAAAGATCGTAAATTCATCATCTGATGTGACATCAATATATCCACCATGTAGGTCAACAATGCTTTGAGCAATCGCCAATCCCAATCCTGAACCACCAGTGTCTTTGTTTCTAGATTCTTCAACTCGATAGAATCTTTCAAAAATTTGATTCAACGCTTTTGCTGGGATCTTAGGACCATCGTTTAAAACATCAATTTTAGCCTCTTTATCTGATACAAACTTCGCCCTTAAATAAATGTTTTTACCGCCAACACCGTATTTAATAGCATTGGAAATCAAATTATTAAAGACCCGCCCTAACTTCTCAGCATCAGCATCTATAAACATCGATTCCTGTGGATCATCTGTGGAAATCTTCAATCCATGTTTTCCAGCATCTAATTCAAATGCTGCCACCAACTGTTCCATCATCTGCGTCAAATCGATCCGAGTATAAGATAACTTAGTATCGGCCTGCCGAACTTTGGTGTACTCAAATAGATTATCAACCAACGACTTCATTTGTTTAGCCTTTAAATACGCAATTTCAGTGTACTTAAACACATCATCAGTGTTGCGGTACTGTTTATCTTGAATCAGTCCCAAGTACCCTAGAATCGACGTTAACGGCGTTCGTAAGTCATGACTAACGTTGGTTATCAAATCATCCTTAGACTTTTCAATAGCCCGTTCATCATTCAGTGACTCAATGACACTATCAACTAGCGCGTTGACACTATCAACCACGGACTGCGTATTTCCTGATAAATGAAAATTAATTCGGTGATCTAAATGACCATTTGCAATATAATGCAATTCCGAAATAATGTGACGCAATTCCATTTGATGGTATCGACGAATCAAACGCCAATAGACAACCGCCGCATCAAAAACCAGCATTAGGATAATGAAGATATTTTCCCAACTCCAAATTCGATAATGCGCAGGGCCAATCAAAATCGATCGCTTAATAATAAAGATTCCGTCTCTCAGACCTGGATTAGCTTCAATTGATTGGTTAATCACGATGATAATTGACAGGTTCAGTAACATTAGCAGGATGACCGTGGTAATTCCTTCGACGATCAATTCAGTTTTTTCACGAGCAGTCAATTTCATGACAGTTCCTCCCGGCTAATGGGCTTCAACTTTATAACCGACACCCCAAACAGTTTGAATAACCTTCTCACCGTTAGTAGCTTCTTCGATTTTATCCCGCAAATGACTCACGTGGAC encodes:
- a CDS encoding AI-2E family transporter, with protein sequence MHMYKRFIENVPLRRIVVLLAAIAILVVLRSMMNIILLTFIFSLLVTKLTKFVQKYVKLPSALIVTIVFLIVVVGLFSAITKYVPQLAVQTVRSTSDVINFYSNPKNLPDDQTLGWINQLIQQSHILSSVKNGVGLIWHSITAVTTMGVTLFLSLMLSFFFSIEEKQMVQFSQSFKNSYVSWLFEDLEYFGRKFVATFGVVIEAQFFIALVNTAITTVVMIVMGLPQVAVLALMVFILSLIPVAGVIISLIPLSLVGYSVGGFTDIIYLIVTIIIVHALEAYVLNPKFMSSRTNLPIFYTFVVLLIGENFFGVWGLICGVPVFTFFLDILGVQYHHGFRRDRKLLE
- a CDS encoding AzlC family ABC transporter permease; this encodes MARSDEQLPYWRRILNVSLPVDLSYIPIGLACGILLHASGFNIYMTALVSVLVFSGGAQFLIASLLATNAPMYSVVLMLFFLELRYALLGSSLSKYLHGKSLGFTTIFAASMNDENYAINYLKFSTDKNFTPRDALNVEHYTLAFWTVSNVIGSIIGSAITINLTVVHFALTALFLYMIVMQLKNGLIIFICIISGILAAICMAITKTTLGLVISTLIASFIGFALEATIRKNHPRSKILRSMKNPAGSPEDVKD
- a CDS encoding sensor histidine kinase; translated protein: MKLTAREKTELIVEGITTVILLMLLNLSIIIVINQSIEANPGLRDGIFIIKRSILIGPAHYRIWSWENIFIILMLVFDAAVVYWRLIRRYHQMELRHIISELHYIANGHLDHRINFHLSGNTQSVVDSVNALVDSVIESLNDERAIEKSKDDLITNVSHDLRTPLTSILGYLGLIQDKQYRNTDDVFKYTEIAYLKAKQMKSLVDNLFEYTKVRQADTKLSYTRIDLTQMMEQLVAAFELDAGKHGLKISTDDPQESMFIDADAEKLGRVFNNLISNAIKYGVGGKNIYLRAKFVSDKEAKIDVLNDGPKIPAKALNQIFERFYRVEESRNKDTGGSGLGLAIAQSIVDLHGGYIDVTSDDEFTIFSIHLPIKPGEKLKYDKPKMLS
- a CDS encoding (S)-acetoin forming diacetyl reductase, whose protein sequence is MAQKVAMVTGAGQGIGQAIAERLANDGFAVSLVGRHLDKVQKIADEINGNGGKAIAIKADVAERDQVFAAVDATVKEFGDFNVIVNNAGLGPTTPIDTITPEDFDWVYKVNVGGVLWGTQAAHKAFKELGHGGKIINATSQAGVVGNPNLALYVGTKFAIRGITQTTARDLADEDITVNAFAPGIVKTPMMFDIAHEVGQNAGKSDEWGMSTFSDGIALGRLSEPEDVANAVAFLAGPDSNYVTGQTLIVDGGMQFQ
- a CDS encoding SAM-dependent methyltransferase, producing the protein MLEKKFYESFLKNSFNIPVKITYWDGSTSTYGSGEPQVAIKFNEPIPIRQILKNASIALGEGYMDGKIEIDGSIEDLITSAYQSADSFLKNKKFIRYLPKASHNEEASKKDVQDHYDIGNDFYKLWLDDTMTYSCAYFETPEDDLKTAQMNKVHHILKKLDPKPRRTLLDIGCGWGTLMLTAAQEYDLRVVGVTLSQEQYDYVNSEIKRLGLEDVAEVKLTDYRELGDAKFDYITSVGMFEHVGKENLGEYFKCVNHYLTDDGVALIHGITRQQGGAYNGWINKWIFPGGYVPGLTENMDHIIENGLQIYDMESLRRHYQKTTEIWDENFLAVKPQVAEMFDDNFVRMWDLYLQACAASFKAGNIDVIQYLITKGASGHDLPMTREYMYK
- a CDS encoding BspA family leucine-rich repeat surface protein, with protein sequence MKIWHKYLLGGALLTLGMATSIMMTTAEQPAIVAHANENEDLDMFGSSKWELSSDGTLTLGAGQLDMYDKAPWSNDDVAEKIKKIKIDKGVIAPKDSTKLFSGLSNLVTIDGMQHLNTSNVSNMHEMFSNDWKLLNLELSNFDTIKVTNMSGMFEYNKSIVTLDLSHFITSNVTDMSGMFYGDFELTKLDLSSFDNSKSPNTGVMFLQDIRLWKLKLGSKTALIPSVFPNSLPVPVSDTLFSDNNQTYKVIGNNWREIGDGTEHAPLGDIVTSDKVTGPGTFVWNHFSKVPVTKPVKYVDDTNKVVANDTISGNIGDKNTYSVKVPDGYQLADKQPDKVDYQLIANNDPLIIKVTKKATSTPINPVIPSQPITPSNPTLPTLPVDDTAKVTINYIDDNGNTVKVDYVNGQLNHPITYHTVSVSGYEVLGGLTREITPTSNGYVYNIPITRVYNHIQKKMAVIMNNGGYLYKTTDLSKDGSIKYKMGTRQQRPMFVVSKIVDSKNGILYQVRDSNAKFVNSNKQTNGKVGYIKATKNVVPAYYSTKRVRSFKVINQWGINAYKNVNLTKKIKHYKYNSKVKVVGQQKHNLTTRYKLSNGTYITANKKMVTIYK
- a CDS encoding D-alanyl-D-alanine carboxypeptidase family protein, translating into MNKKLTLKSMVTVIATIFFIGLIPGMVQANGQAIDPKSPIQAKAALAVDADTGQILYAKNDKQPLAIASISKLMTVYIVHQRIAEHKLSWNTRVKIDSKLAKLSTGAELTNVPLVAGNSYTVKELVKAALISSANAAAITLGNAVAGSPEQFNQVMQDTARSMGINDAKFYNAAGLPNKLMGDLELKNVSPNAENMMSAQSVGQIAAKLLKTFPSVTKITSQTSYTFAGAQYEGHNELLGNDKVSPSIKVTGLKTGTSDKAGASFVSSATNRHRRIVTVILHARNTSPTDPARFIQTAKLLREVVANNRPMKLSSKATIANAKTVFVKNAKDQTVKVGTLHSRWIWVPKQSVKVTGKFVKKDKQLSAPITVNSAVAKVNLLINGRKITYLSPKTATIALAPTKKVDKANVFVQMFRAVANLF
- a CDS encoding AzlD domain-containing protein is translated as MEWSTTQHFWLILACFAVAFLPRLLPLLFFRTREIPVWFNEWMTYVPVSLFTALVVKDLFINPSYQISIVDKTPELIAAVLVIAIAYWTRSMTISVVLGLAAVFILAMFF
- a CDS encoding 2,3-diphosphoglycerate-dependent phosphoglycerate mutase, with amino-acid sequence MAKLVLIRHGQSEWNLSNQFTGWVDVDLSDEGVKQAQNAGKLIKEAGIEFDYAFTSVLTRAIKTLHYALEYSDQLWIPETKTWRLNERHYGALQGQNKAEAAEKFGEDQVHIWRRSYDVLPPLLDASDEGSAANDRRYANLDPHIIPGGENLKVTLERVMPFWEDEIAPKLLDGKNVIIAAHGNSLRALSKYIEGISDEDIINLEMATGQPVVYDFNDKLEVQSKNKLG